Part of the Azospirillum brasilense genome is shown below.
GCGCGTCACGTTCTCGGGCATGCAGGATCGTCAGGGAGAGGGCCGGATAGCGTTTCTGCTTTCCGACCGGCGGCAGGATCCGCAGGCTGCGGTAGGTCAGTTCGACCTTCGCCGTGTCGAGGTGACCTTTGCCGTCTCGAACAGCAACGGCATGTACCCCTTGGACGGCGACGTCATCCATCACAGCGTCGACGGTCGTATCGCCACCAAGAGCGAGCCGGTCGACGCAGGTTCGCACCAGGAAATGCGTGCCCATTGTCTGAGCCAAGCAGAACAACTCATAGATATCGCTCTCACGATCGCCGACGTGGATGCAGCGTCCCGGATCGCCGAACAACTCCGTGGTCCGACGCAGGTTCTCCAGCCAGCGGACACTCTCCTTCTGCTCGATGGGAACCCGCGTTGGGTTAATCTTTCTCTTGAGGGCGGCGGTTCCCTCGAACTTGGTCCGGGTCCAAAACTTGACCGCGCCGAGCCCCAGAGGCAGACCCTCGGTCGTGACCGCCAGACTGGCGTGCATCAACAGCCCACACACGGTGTGCATGCGGAACCGGCCCTCCTCGTCCTGACCGCTGTTGACCCGGACGGTCTGGCCAATCTTCTCGGGATGCTCACGCTGGAAGGAGAACTCCGTGGTGTCTTGAATGACCAGGATGGGCCCGGAGGCCGCGGCGACCCGCGCGCGTGTCGAATCGAAGTGGCCGGAGAGAATATCCGCGTCGCTCACCCGCTCGTTGGCGAAGAACCGGTAGGCCGCCTTGGTGTTGGCCCAGTCCTGGCAGGCCAGCGGTATGCTGTTGCCCATCGCCCCGGCCAGCTGATCGAGCAGCGTGCTCAAGCGTCGCCCCAGCCGCACGTCGGCAAAGTGGCGGCCGGCGAGTTCATTCTTGATCCAGGCGTTGGTTCCCGTGGCCATCAGCACCTCCCGAGCATCGTTCGATGTCAACAGGCCACGGGCTGCAGGCTTTCGCGGTGGAGACCGCCGTCACCAGCGGTGCTGCGGGATGTGGGTAATTGAAAGCATCGTCGGACGGTTACGGATCAATCGCAACAGGAGTTCGTGTTCGGGGTCAGGAGGGCAGCCGCCCCAGGGTAACCACCCTTCATCAACTTCCTCCCGGCACTGGCGATGGCGTGTTCACGGTCAGCGGCGCGCTGCGGTCATTTGGCCTTCGAGATCATGTCGCTCATATACTCGTTCAGGTCGCGAAAATCCTTGACCGTCCAGGCGAAAGCAGGCAGGCGGGCATTGTTTTCCCGCAAGGTTCTTGGAATCAGATCGCCATTCGGACGGAGTATTACGGACGAAACGATGATACCAGGATAATCAACCAGACGCTTCTTGAACGCGGGCGTCGTAAGATCGGGCGTCGGAGGGTTGCTTTTATTGGCCAAAGGCCCAGTACCCTTCACATCTTTACCGTGGCATATGGCGCAACGGTTCATAAAAATCTGTTCTCCATTGCGACTGTCTGCAAAAGACACCGACGGAATGCAAATCATAACTGACAACGCTGCGATGAGATCTACTCTAGTTCTCATAGTATTTTGTCCTTGATGATGCTGGGCCATATTGCATAAAATAATGACATAACGATTTCAATGCGTCTCTGTTCCTGGAAAATTTCCACCATTACGAAGCTCCGAGGAAATTTAGGCTTCTGCGCCTCCTTATCGCGGCAGCTTCTCCGCCGGTCCGGCTAGAGCGGATTCCGATCATTCTGGATCGTATCCGGCGGCGACAAAGAAGGCTCGGCTATCGCTTGGCGTCACGTTGTCGATGGCATCCAGGATGGCATCCCACAGTTCGGGGGGCGTACTCACGGCGGCTTTCCTGAGGCTCGCCTTGATCTTGGAGAAGGCCATCTCGATGGGGTTGAAGTCGGGGCTGAGATGGTCCCCGTTTCCCGGACAGTTCGCTAAGCTTGGTTCGCCCAGGAAGAAGGACGGACCCGATGACGGGGAAGCGGAAGCGGTATTCGGCGGAGTTCAAGGCGAAGGTGGCACTGGAGGCGATCCGAGGCGAGTTGACGGTGTCGCAGTTGGTGTCCAAGCACGGAGTGCATCAGACGCTGATCAACGCGTGGAAGAAGCAGGCGGTGGGGGGGGCTGGTGTGTTCTCCGGCAAGGCGGAAGCCGCCGAAACCAGCCATCAGGGGGAGGTGGAAAAGCTCCACGCGATGATCGGGCAGTTGGTGGTGGAGCGGGATTTTTTGCGCAAGGCCTCCGGACGATGAGCGTCGGCCGGAGGCGGGAGCTGATCAAACCGGAGCATCTGAGCCTGTCGATCACCCGGCAGTGCACGTTGGTTTCCATCAGCCGGTCCAGCTACTACGGGCCGGCCAAGGGCGAACCGGCCGCAAACCTGGAGGTGATGCGGCGGAGCGACGAGCAGTTCCTGGAAACGCCCTGGTACGGCAGCCGGCAGATGACCCGGCATCTGCGCCGGCACGGCCATGAGGTCAACCGCAAGCGGGTTCGCCGCCTGATGGCGCGGATGGGGCTGCGAGCGGTCTACCAGCGTCCGAAGACGACGGTGCGGCACCCCGAGCACAAGATTTGGCCGTACTTGCTGCGCGACCTGACCATCGACCGACCCAACCAGGTCTGGTGCGCTGACATCACCTACCTTCCGATGCGCCGGGGCTTCCTGTCCCTGGTGGCGGTGATGGATTGGGCGACGCGCAAGGTCCTGAGCTGGCGGCTGTCGAACACCATGGACGTCGAGTTCTGCATCGAGGCGGTGGAGGAGGCGATGGCGCGGCACGGCCGACCGGACATCTTCAACACCGATCAGGGCAGCCAGTTCACCAGTCCGCGTTTCACCGGCCTCTTGACCGCGGCCGGCATCCGGGTATCGATGGACGGGCGCGGCCGGTGGATGGACAACGTCTTCATCGAGCGGCTGTGGCGATCGATGAAGTACGAGTGCGTCTACCTCCACGCCTTCGAGACCGGCAGCGAGGCGAGGGCCGGGATCGGCCGGTGGATCCATTACTACAACATGGACCGTCCGCACTCCGCGCTCGGCGGCAGAACCCCGGAGGAGGCCTACCAGGGCACACCGGACCCCATCAGATTGGCGGCATGACACGGACCTGAACCAAGCTTAGCAAAGCCGCAAATCTGTCCGGGAAACGGGGACCATCTCAGTCGAGCACGAGCACCGCCTGGACGTCCGGTTCCAGGCTCCGGCAAGCTGGCGCGAAACCTGCCGGAACCGCGGCGCTGTCCGCCGCCAGATTCGCCCGGATTGGAGGCTGGGACATGCACCCGCCTTCGGTCCGGCGGGCGGGACTGAGCGGTCGCAGCGCCGGAAGACGCCCAGCGGCCCGCCACTGAAATCGCGATGCATGAATCCCTCTCATGCATGGAGGCCGGATAAATCGTTTGTCGGAAACTGGCCGGACGCGGAGGTTTGGCCCGAGGCTTTCAGCATCGACAATGGAGGAATTGCCTTGGCAAATGGAATTGAACGCTACGCGCTGGATAAGTCCTCGCCCTACCGGACCCAATTCCTGGAATCGGTACGGGTACCGGTCAATGGAACCGAGTTCCTGATGCTCAGCGGCCTGACGCCGCCGGTCATCGACCGCTCCGTGCCTGACGACCGGGTCGAGGCCTATGGCGACACGGAGGTCCAGACCCGCAACATCCTGACGCAGCTGAAGGCCACGCTTGAACGGCGCGGCTATGGCCTGAACGACGTGGTCAAGGTCCAGGCCTTCCTGGTCGGCGACGCACAGATGGGCGGGCGGGCTGATTTCCAGGGCTTTTCCCGCGCCTACGCGGAGGCTTTCGGCACCATCGAAACCCCGAACATTCCGGTGCGCACCCGCGTGCAGGTGGCCGGGCTGGTGGAGCCGGGCTGGCTGGTGGAGATCGAGGCGATGGCCGCCAAGGCGGGGTGACGGCCGTCGCGACGGTCAGGCGGGACGGTCCGATGCCCCGCCGAACCGGTCGGCGATGGCCAGAACCAGATCGTCCGCGCCCGGCCGCCCGACGATCTGGACCCCCACCGGCATCCCGTTGCGGTCGCGCCCGGCCGGCAGCGCCAGCGCCGGCAGGCCAAGCAGGCTGAAGGGGCGGTTGAAGCGCAGGAAAGCCAGGGTGGTGACGCCGGCAATGGTCACGTCGTCGTCGTCGACACCGTCCAGACGCGGGGCCGGGCCGCCGATCACCGGACAGAGCAGGACGTCCGCCGCCGCGAAAGCGCCCCCGATCACCGCCGCCCGATGGGCCTCGCGGCCGCGCAGCGCCTGGTCGTAGGCGTCGCGCCCCACCTCGGCCGCCGCGACCAAACGCCGCCGCACCGCCGCCGGGTACCAATCCGGCCGTTCGGCCAGCGCCGACCGGTGCAGGGCCGACGCCTCGAACGAGGTGATGGTCCCGGCGCAGGTGTTCAGCACGTCGAGCGACGGCAGGGCTACCTCGGTCGCCACCGCTCCGCCCTGGGTCATCCGGCGCAGGACGGACTGGATGACCGTGGCGATCTCCGAATCCACTCCGGT
Proteins encoded:
- a CDS encoding IS4 family transposase: MATGTNAWIKNELAGRHFADVRLGRRLSTLLDQLAGAMGNSIPLACQDWANTKAAYRFFANERVSDADILSGHFDSTRARVAAASGPILVIQDTTEFSFQREHPEKIGQTVRVNSGQDEEGRFRMHTVCGLLMHASLAVTTEGLPLGLGAVKFWTRTKFEGTAALKRKINPTRVPIEQKESVRWLENLRRTTELFGDPGRCIHVGDRESDIYELFCLAQTMGTHFLVRTCVDRLALGGDTTVDAVMDDVAVQGVHAVAVRDGKGHLDTAKVELTYRSLRILPPVGKQKRYPALSLTILHARERDAPADRPRIDWKLLTDLLVLSNEDAIEKLRWYSVRWKIELFRKILKSGCKAEEARLRSADRLVKLIAVYCLVSWRVFWLTMINRSAPDIEAGIVFTEREQDILDFLIPNKAPTAPGSNTLGIYLTKVAKLGGYLARNCDPPPGNTVMWRGMSRLIDIALGSEIAPQLVGN
- a CDS encoding c-type cytochrome, producing the protein MRTRVDLIAALSVMICIPSVSFADSRNGEQIFMNRCAICHGKDVKGTGPLANKSNPPTPDLTTPAFKKRLVDYPGIIVSSVILRPNGDLIPRTLRENNARLPAFAWTVKDFRDLNEYMSDMISKAK
- a CDS encoding IS3 family transposase (programmed frameshift) codes for the protein MTGKRKRYSAEFKAKVALEAIRGELTVSQLVSKHGVHQTLINAWKKQAVGGAGVFSGKAEAAETSHQGEVEKLHAMIGQLVVERGFFAQGLRTMSVGRRRELIKPEHLSLSITRQCTLVSISRSSYYGPAKGEPAANLEVMRRSDEQFLETPWYGSRQMTRHLRRHGHEVNRKRVRRLMARMGLRAVYQRPKTTVRHPEHKIWPYLLRDLTIDRPNQVWCADITYLPMRRGFLSLVAVMDWATRKVLSWRLSNTMDVEFCIEAVEEAMARHGRPDIFNTDQGSQFTSPRFTGLLTAAGIRVSMDGRGRWMDNVFIERLWRSMKYECVYLHAFETGSEARAGIGRWIHYYNMDRPHSALGGRTPEEAYQGTPDPIRLAA
- a CDS encoding RidA family protein; protein product: MANGIERYALDKSSPYRTQFLESVRVPVNGTEFLMLSGLTPPVIDRSVPDDRVEAYGDTEVQTRNILTQLKATLERRGYGLNDVVKVQAFLVGDAQMGGRADFQGFSRAYAEAFGTIETPNIPVRTRVQVAGLVEPGWLVEIEAMAAKAG